From Lucilia cuprina isolate Lc7/37 chromosome 4, ASM2204524v1, whole genome shotgun sequence:
gttaGCATTTCTAGTGATAGCAGCGATGAAGAAGAATTCATATCTCAGGAGGAAAAGGATTATAAAAATACCAccgaaaagaataaaaataatcaaacatCATCTACATCCATATCCTCCATACAAACAGCGTCAACGCTGTCATCAACATCCACATCATCATCCGTATCGCCTTCGTTAACAACTGATAATGGCGACGATCAACAAACAAATTCAATGCCTAACGCTTCATTACATTCTACATCTACTTCTTCGTCTTCTTCATCGGCGGCAAACACAAACCAAATCCCACAAAATTCAGGAGTAAACAGCAATACTAACACGAGTGCTCGTAAGAAATCATCAAAAAACACTATCACAGTTTTAAGTGATgttcatttgaatttaaatgaatatttggaTTTGGTTGGAAATATTATTGCTTCAAGTAAAGTAGCGGCACAGCGTAAAACATTTGCATCCATAGCTCCTGTACCTTTGGTTAAAATTGAAAAGGAAGAGCCTATGGATGAATATATAACATCAGCAACAACTGAAACCAATTTCAAAACTCCACCACAACAAGCAACATCTTTAAAGGCCAACAAACATGAGACTGAAGATATAACTGATAACCCTAGCAGTAGTAATAGTAAACAGACAACAAATAACCATAATGTAATTTTAACCAATGAACTAAAGCACGATGAGCAGGATGAAAAGAAACCTCAGGTCTTTGAAAATGTCACCGAATCGAATACCTCGTCTAGCCTAATGACTATAAATTCCAGTCACGTTACCAGTGTTATACGTATGGCCACAACTAGTCAACACCAATCTCagctacaacaacagcagctgCAGAATCCATCAGAAAGCAATAAAAATTCGACAGAAGCCGAAGATCTTTCACAACCGCAACGTAATGTTCAAACTGTGGCAAGTTCCAAGTCATTAGGACATACACCGTTGGCTCGTAAAGGTCCTAAAAAACTAGTTATTAAGCCAAAATCTTCAAAGACTGAAGTTTTGCCACCTACCAACACCAatgcaaataaacaaaaccaaaaccaATTAGATGATGATCAGGAAATGCCAACAACTTCTGCTAAAGCTAGACAAGGGTATACAAAGCAAACCTCCCTTGAAGAGGATGCGTTAAATGCCACAGAAGTAAAGGTTAAAAATGAACCCATCACGTCGATAACATATGAAAATCAGCACCAACATTCTCACTATCAACCAACTAGTTTTAGTATCTTGGAGCAACATCTTAATTCGAAAGAACCTATACTCGAGTTTAAAGAGGAAAAGCCATGTATAACGGAATCTAATTTACCATCGACCTCGATCATAAAAGCAATGAAGATAGAAAATAATGTTAACGATGATGCGCGTGTACTTTATGATTTTGCAAATTcgaaaaaatcgcaaaaggAAACTACACCTACTTTTCCATCTTCCACATCGCTTTTTTCAAGCAAACAAACTCCTTTAGAGACTACATCGCTCTTAGATGTACAACAGCAGCACCAGCAACAGGTCACTAAAGAATTGAATAATGAAAATGATACATCATCTTCGTCATCATCAACTTATTCATCACAATCAGCTATGGATGCTACAATGCCCTCGGAAGAACATAACGAAAGTTCAACTACAAATGCCTCGGCTGCAACAACTGGTCAAACTCAACAGCAGCCTAATCAGGTGTATACTGACTTTCATTTTAATTATCTGTATAATAATGGAGGAAGTAACGTGGCAGCTGCTGCTTCTGAACAAGCTGACattaaaaatacacaacaatttacaacattttatcaaaactccggtaataacaacaatacattGTTGTTGGAAGACTCATCATCAAGTAAACACTATACGgattatcaacaacaacaacaacaaaatcatcaGGTGCAACACCAATTAGCAGGAACATCACACCACCACCAGTGGTTTAACAATAGTAATAACTATCAAACATCCGAACCCAATGTTACACCAGTCACATCAAATCATTCAATTTCTAACATTAATAATGCTTTATCTGTTGATGGCAATAGTGCTGCTTTAGATGGCAGTGAAGTTAGTAAATATTTAGATTTGGATTCATGTAAACGCGAGcaaaatattgatataattGTTGGTGATCGCTTAACTGTACCTCCACCGCCACCACCATCTTCCTCAACTTCGTGTTCGTTTAATGGTACAACTGAAAATAGTATGGCTGGTATCTGTTCAACTGCAGCCACCTTAAATATAAGAACCGATGAGAAAATGCCAGCTAAAGGTGAAATTTCCGAACAGGAAAGTAATTGCGATATTGACAACTCTTGGAGTCAACCGGTAAGTATTTTCCAAATTTATGGTTAATTTTCACGTAAGGTTATATTAACATTCTACCCGTTAAATGAGCCGGAAGTTTAGATAAGGTATTAAGTAGTTTTGAAACGGCAacaatcaaaatttcaaaacaattatattaaactttttcatttcaaatcgGGGTTTTTAGCACAATGAATTATGCTAGTTTTCCTTATTTTTGCTATATGTTACTATTCCGTAGATGTATGGCGATATTTCTGCACGCTTCTTTAAGACAACATTTCCTGGAATCTTTCCGCAAGACAATGGCTGGAATCATGAGGAATATTTTACTGTACAGGATTTGAGTGCTTCAGCAACTGCACAAGCAACAAATGGGACCAGCAACCGACTAAAAAGGTTAATTTTTGatcatgttttaaaaacatttgtaattttCGAAATTGAACTCTTTTTACAGTTATGAACCGACCAGTAGTAGCAGtggtaacaacaacagcaatgtaATGCCAATGTTTACCCAAAATTCCAATGATAATTGCAATATTGATGTAATGCCATCAACATCGGCTAAAATACGCAAGAGACGTAAACGTAGTTCTCAAGATGGCAAAACGTCAAATGCCAATGGCAAACGCATGCTGCCAACATCGACAGTAACTTCACAACAAATGATGATGCAACATCAAAATGACATACCAGGAGTTGAATTTAGTTTCCAACATCAACAGCTGCAACAACATCCTCAATTACAGCCACAACATTTGCAACAACCCAGTACATCGACAGCATTTTTGGCAGGACCATCAAATGCTAGTACCGCCTTAACATCTGGCTTCATGATGCAACCACAGCAACAATCTCAAACCCAGCCACAACAACATCAAACCCAACAAAAACAACGCACAAAAGTTTATGAATGCGGTCATTGTAATGCCAAATATTCTAAACTTAAAGATCGTAATGCTCACATGGTTGATGCCCATAATTATATACGTCAAAATAGGAGATTAGTATGTCCCACAACGGGCCTTGCCACACCATTAACGAATTCAGATATGCAAGATGTTGCACTGCCTACAACAAGCGCAGCTGGCAGCATGTTAGTGCCTCCCTTACAAAATGCTGAGTGTATGGGCGATTATAAGCAGGGCATTGTcaaaatagaaaatgaaaatattcaacGTGATCTAACGGGCGTCGAACCGATCAATGCCAACTTAAGTGCTAAAACTGAAGTAATGGAAGACGACAAACAAAATTTAGCCCTAGTACCCATGAATGCAGCAAATACTGATCCAAATCTTGAATACGACACCAAACCACCAACTAATAGTTTGCCATTATCGCTGACAACTCCCACCAGTAAATTAACAACCCTCTATCGGATGTTGGTCTCGTTTAATATGACAACATTGAAACAAAACCAAAGCCTTTCCGAATTCGatgaaaatcttataaaatcttCAATATTCTTTTGTTACATCTGTCGACAGAATTTCAATTCAGTCAAATTGTACGATGCTCATTTAACCGAACATCCGGCTGAATGTTTTACATGCGGCAAAAAATTCCAGCGATGGAAAAATTTCTCATTGCATTTGAAACGACATTTGGGATGGAAGGAATTTGGTTGCACGGTATGCGATAAGAAATTTGTAGTACGCAGTGCTCTCGTCGAGCATATGCGTATGCATTCAGGACTTTCACCGTTGAAATGTAAAGTTTGTGGTAAGtagttattacttttttatataatatgtcTGAAAATTATACTATTACAAAACAACTAGagctttataaaaattattcttttttgtttgttttggaaGATAAAAGCATAAATTTAAtactaaacaataataaaatctatatacatacttttCTTTACAGGCAAACACTTTAAACGTTATTCAAACTTAACACAACATCGTAAACGACATTCGAAACAAATCGTTCGTAGGAAAGAGTATGTTTGTTATTGCGGCGAAGTTTTACCATCAAAAGCACGATTTTTATGGCATAAGGAAACTCATGACTCTAAACCGAAATGTTGTCCCCATTGTTGTGATCGTTTTGTGCATGTGAACTCTTTGCGACGTCAC
This genomic window contains:
- the LOC111684682 gene encoding serine-rich adhesin for platelets, which produces MTENVQCPVCTLYLHAGMNLSDHLETHPKEQVIRALVQMTITGTGVGSNNTLASVLAGDNGKKKQTTELDEKSLPNNKDKEPLIGSGSNSCSAASTSNSASNCSLSNQSVGSSSQNSNNVLNFSATKIERHHENERDKTQTTSPTLPAKTVVKAETNSVALTKEIAPANEDVNQCFSKKSVNQMNSTPNSTVNTSHSYHPNAVELANSNNIHTSFNMFGGNPRYDPQQRSGINNQNNQLPTLPHMPPPPPPASSQSQHHSQHQEVSRGIIATSSNGTFHSIQTQQLPPPPPPPHHASSHIGNTSSSGHRQTHMFAAGQHQTTPSNSHHQQSLKVIYTPNLPPPPPLQLFTYQPQTHVQHHQKPPPAYGTAISQIRSQHNQNKHQVTGSLATQNQTLQPHSVVHQQHHLPQTLQHNLRIQVPPPTQPIPAKHSYSPKTNALSIQHHSTTSTRHNQLQQHQQQQSKADVTQQQQQEQQQTHANSETTQNSSNNIFNSNENSNKTIKGCSASTTTQNPNAPSYPQVSISPSAASASIAAVAASTLGRHTNSPFAALLAAAAGAPSPSNASSVLRYAESPVAHYLERENGDFIVQETPKHIVECVETDNGEFSVIERIYQSPPSVLHIHDDDDDEDDDDSNREDRAGDEQKEYVESKSKQHDVNTTDKSKGESEDKPRTSKSSSKDDSKMSVDTSRSKRKSSHDVETPDDKEIVDFVSISSDSSDEEEFISQEEKDYKNTTEKNKNNQTSSTSISSIQTASTLSSTSTSSSVSPSLTTDNGDDQQTNSMPNASLHSTSTSSSSSSAANTNQIPQNSGVNSNTNTSARKKSSKNTITVLSDVHLNLNEYLDLVGNIIASSKVAAQRKTFASIAPVPLVKIEKEEPMDEYITSATTETNFKTPPQQATSLKANKHETEDITDNPSSSNSKQTTNNHNVILTNELKHDEQDEKKPQVFENVTESNTSSSLMTINSSHVTSVIRMATTSQHQSQLQQQQLQNPSESNKNSTEAEDLSQPQRNVQTVASSKSLGHTPLARKGPKKLVIKPKSSKTEVLPPTNTNANKQNQNQLDDDQEMPTTSAKARQGYTKQTSLEEDALNATEVKVKNEPITSITYENQHQHSHYQPTSFSILEQHLNSKEPILEFKEEKPCITESNLPSTSIIKAMKIENNVNDDARVLYDFANSKKSQKETTPTFPSSTSLFSSKQTPLETTSLLDVQQQHQQQVTKELNNENDTSSSSSSTYSSQSAMDATMPSEEHNESSTTNASAATTGQTQQQPNQVYTDFHFNYLYNNGGSNVAAAASEQADIKNTQQFTTFYQNSGNNNNTLLLEDSSSSKHYTDYQQQQQQNHQVQHQLAGTSHHHQWFNNSNNYQTSEPNVTPVTSNHSISNINNALSVDGNSAALDGSEVSKYLDLDSCKREQNIDIIVGDRLTVPPPPPPSSSTSCSFNGTTENSMAGICSTAATLNIRTDEKMPAKGEISEQESNCDIDNSWSQPMYGDISARFFKTTFPGIFPQDNGWNHEEYFTVQDLSASATAQATNGTSNRLKSYEPTSSSSGNNNSNVMPMFTQNSNDNCNIDVMPSTSAKIRKRRKRSSQDGKTSNANGKRMLPTSTVTSQQMMMQHQNDIPGVEFSFQHQQLQQHPQLQPQHLQQPSTSTAFLAGPSNASTALTSGFMMQPQQQSQTQPQQHQTQQKQRTKVYECGHCNAKYSKLKDRNAHMVDAHNYIRQNRRLVCPTTGLATPLTNSDMQDVALPTTSAAGSMLVPPLQNAECMGDYKQGIVKIENENIQRDLTGVEPINANLSAKTEVMEDDKQNLALVPMNAANTDPNLEYDTKPPTNSLPLSLTTPTSKLTTLYRMLVSFNMTTLKQNQSLSEFDENLIKSSIFFCYICRQNFNSVKLYDAHLTEHPAECFTCGKKFQRWKNFSLHLKRHLGWKEFGCTVCDKKFVVRSALVEHMRMHSGLSPLKCKVCGKHFKRYSNLTQHRKRHSKQIVRRKEYVCYCGEVLPSKARFLWHKETHDSKPKCCPHCCDRFVHVNSLRRHIRLAHSDKFDYTEPMECPICKQIFAKASMKAHMATHSTETQYDCAICSKSFSTKWNLKIHSWVHANRTAKPFKCEHCPKAFVREVDFKNHMNSHKQIKPYTCEVCGCKFIRKYNYMRHRREHHGNKKYTCDLCKKSFHRHYYLIEHRRIHTGERPFQCTICGKSSTTKTNHNKHLKIHHSRDPFTVEV